GATTTGCCGCAACTCAATGCCTGGCAACCGGATCTGGTCGTAATCGATGAGGCCCAGCGGATCAAAAATTGGGAAAGCGAAACCTCGCGGGCGGTCAAACGGCTGCGAAGTCGCTTTGCGATTGTGCTCACCGGCACGCCGTTGGAGAATCGCCTCGAAGAATTGTACAGCATTGTACAATTTGTGGACGATCGGCTCTTGGGGCCTGCATTCCAATTTCTCAACGATCATCGGGTACTCGACGATCAGGGGCGGATTGTGCAATATCGCCGCCTGGATGCAATTCGTCAGAAGATTGAGCCAATCTGCTTGCGACGCACCCGCAACGAGGTGCTCACCGAACTGCCCGAGCGGATTGATAGCCGGATCTATGTTGAACTAAGCCCCGATCAGAAAAGCATTTACGACGCCGAGAAGGCGATTTTGGCCCGGTTGCTGCGGCAGGCAAATCTCGGGGATGCGGATCGGCGACGGGTGCTGGCGTCGATCACCAAATTGCGATTGGTGTGCAATAGTGCGGCACTGGCAGATGGGCCTGCGGGCGATTCTCCGAAGTTGGAAGAATTCGAGGAGTGCATCCGCGAAGCGATTCGAGAAGATGGTCGCAAGATGGTTGTGTTTAGCCAGTGGGAATCGATGATCCGGCTGGCCGCCGAGGTGCTCGACCGAACGGGCGTGGGGTACGTGGTTCTCCACGGAAAAGTGCCGATTCCCGACCGACCCGAATTGATGGAACGCTTTTGCAATCATCCGGATTGTCGCGTGTTTCTTTCCACCGATGCGGGCGGTGTTGGCCTCAATTTGCAGGCGGCAGATACGGTCATCAACCTGGAACTCCCCTGGAATCCGGCGGTGCTCGATCAGCGGGTCGCTCGGGTGCATCGCATGGGGCAGCGAAATCCGGTGCGGGTGATTCACCTGCTTAGTCGCGGGACGATCGAGGAGCGGGTGTTGGCGATCCAAGAACGCAAACGCTTGCTATTTCAGGGGTTATTTGATTCCGATTCGCTCGAAGAAATTTCGGTTTCGGCGTTTCGGCAGCCTGCCTTGTTGGAGCAGTTGCAAGAGCTTTTGGTCGAAGATGCGCCGATTGATGCGGGGAGTGCTCCGCCGGAACGTGGGACTTCGGAACGCTCGCCATCGACACAGAATCCACCACAACCGCATGCCAATGCACGGGTTACGGCGAAGTCGACTCTGGCGTCGGCGGCTGACGCGGTTGCGGGTGTGGATTCGGCGGCGGTGGCGATGTGGGCGGCGGGGGTGCCGATGTTGGAAGCGATGGCAGCCTGGGCCGCAGCGCATCCCCATGCGGTGCCGACGGATTGGGCCGAACGCGCCCGGCAAGCCGCCGCCCGACTCGCCGCCGCACTTGAATCATCTGGCGATTAATGCGATTCTTTCGCCGAACGCGTCGATTCCAGAATCCAATCCATGGCCCAACATCCCTTCACATGTGGGCCAGGACTGCGGAGATGGTCCAGCAGTTCGGCATCATCACAACCACGCTCCATTAAGGCATCGGCGAGAATCGGTGGAATCGACGCATCCGGTTGATGGTGATAGGCTTGCGCGAGCTGAGCCACCGAGTCATGAGACCAGTCTGAAGCGAATTTCATGGTGCGGAACGGGTTGCCAATCACCTCGCGGAGCAGGTCGGCGTAGGTGCGGCGTCGCATCTCCTGCTGGGCGTGATAGGAACCGATCGGTCGCGGACTGTGGGGCCGTTCGATGAACAGCGTCATGCAGGCACGCGTCCACTCGAAAATTCCCTCTTCGGAAGCGGAGATCCAGATGTTGCTGATGCCGCGGATATGCGGACTAAAGTGCGAATAGGCGGCATAGGCGGCGGCCATGGCGGGGTCGGCCCGCTCATCGTCGTATTGGAAGGCGATTCGGGCCGCATGTCGCCAAGCCAGTTCCAATTCTTCGGAAAGAATTTGATCGTCAATGAATCGCTCGGCAGCTTCCACGGCGGCGCGGCTGGTGGGGTCGGATAATTCCGACCAATTTTCGCGGCAACAGGCACAGGCGAATTGTCGCAACTTCCGTGCAGAGCAGCGGTTGCGAAGGAAACTCAGCATCCAACCCGGATCGGTATTCACTTCCCAGATCGTCGGTGTCATGCGGCCCTCGCTTGCACCTCCCGCAGCGTATCCAGCACCCAGCAGCCGCGAACGTGCGTCAGATGACGATTCATGCAATGGTCGATCATTTCGAGAATCGGACAGCCAGCATCCATTAGGGCATCGCCCAGCTGTGGCATCCATTCAAATTGTTGCTGCCGATAAATTGTATCGGCAAGCTGGCAAACGGTTTGCGTTCGCCACGAGCGATCGGCCGACAACGGACGGAACGGATTGCCGAATAATTCGGCCAACAATTCACATTGATAGCGTTGCTCGGCGGCTTCGGTGAGTCGGAATGTCTCAAATTTTGCCGTTGGCGGAGCAAATTGCGTCGCGGCGGAGGCACGCAGTTGGGCGGTGGAGGTGGCTACCCGCAGTGCGGTGGCGAAACTGCCGCCATCGGGCAGGGCGACGGCCCAGACTCCCGCATCGGGCATCTGCGGGATCATCTGCGTATAGGGTGACGTTCGCCAGAATAATTCCAACCCCGAACGATCGATTCGGCCATCCACGAACGCCTCGGCGGTGATGATGCACTGCCGACTGCGGGGATCTTGAATCAGCGTCCACACATGCCGACAGCAGGCGATGCCAAAGAGTCGCAGTTGCCGTTCGGTCAATTGCGGGCGAACCAATTCCAGCATGCGAGATGGCCCCGGACGGGCCAGCCATCGTTCCTCACTCATCAGTAGGAACCCTCGGGTTTCCATTTGAGTTATAATGGGGTTGTGTCGGCAGCGACATGCCCATTCGCGGCGTGACCATAGCGAAGGGCGGCGATTTCTCAAGTGGAGCCCCAGAAGCGACGAACCAAAGAGGCAGACAACGCGAGACACCAGGAATCATCCATATGATCGTGCGACGATGGGTTCGACTTCGTTGGCTGGCGGCCTGCTTTGCGGCGGCGCTCCTCACCGGAATTTGTTCCGGCGGGGATTTGATTATTCGGCTGATGGCCCCCTCGTATGATGAGACTGTTGTGAAACTCAAAGGGCGGCTTGTCGATCACACCTTCAATGGGGAGGTGGATCGTCGGTTCTACTCCCCCGCGCTCGAGGAAAAACGCGATCTCTATGTGTATCTGCCGCCGGGGTACACACCCGCACGACAATATCCGCTTCTGCTTTGGCTGCATGGCTTTGCGCAAGATGAACGCAACTTGTTCCCCGTGGCGGAGACGTTCGATCGGGCGATCTGTCAGGGGCAGCTGCCGCCGATGATTATCGCCACGCCGGATGGCAGCATTATGGGGCGGCCATCGTTCAATCGCTCGGGCAGTTTTTATATCAATTCGAAGGCGGGAAATTTTGAGCAGTATTTGGCGAATGATGTTTGGAACTTTCTGAATCGGCATTATTCGATTCATCCGGATCGGGAAGCGCATCTCATCTCGGGCGCATCGATGGGTGGATTTGGGTCGGTGAATCATGCGTTCAAGTATCGGCATCGCTTTGGGACAATTTTGTCGCTGATGCCGCCGTTGAATCTGCGTTATGCCGACTGTCGCGGTCGATATGGTGAAGATTACGACCCGGATTGCGTCTCGTTTCGGGAGCGATTACGACCGCACACGCCATTGGCGCGGTTCGGTGGCGTGGTGGTGATCCGCCAACGGCAGTTGTCCGGCCCATTGTTCGGGATCGGTCGGCCAGCCGTGGAGCGCACTGCCGAGGAAAACCCGATTGAGATGATCGATCGGCTGCGGATTCAACCGAACGAATTTCACTTCTTCATCGGCTTTGGCACTCGGGATGAGTTCAATCTGGATGCCCAGTGCGAGCACTTCATTGATGTGGCGCACAAGCGTGGCATCGGCATGACGGTGGTGCGTGTGCATGACGGGAAGCACGACATGGAGACGGCTCGAGAGTGCCTGCCGGCAATCATTCGATTCTTGCAGCCGATTTTGGAGCCGTACCGGGTGCCGCTGACGCCGTGAAATCGCGGAAATCGCATCGGCCCGGTGCGGATGCGATGCCTGCGGCGGGGCAATGCCATAGAACATCGGCACATCGGTGTTCTTCCTCTCCGTGTGGTGCGAGGTGCGGCATGCAACTGGCCAAGGTTCGGCGATCGACGGGCGATGTTCATTTCGGGGCAATTCAGAACGATCAATTCCATCGGTTTGATGGGCTTGCAGATGCGCCGGCGACGTTGGCGGCGCTGCTGCACGGCCCAAATCCATATGCCACGGCCAAGCGATTGTTGGAAGCTGCACCCACGGGCGAATCGCTCTCCGCATTCACGCTGCTGGCCCCGATCGACGAGCAGGAAGTTTGGGCGGCCGGGGTGACCTATCGCCGCAGCAAAGTGGCCCGCGAAGAAGAATCGGTTGGCGCTGCGCAATTCTACGACAAGGTGTATTCCGCACCGCGACCGGAACTGTTCTTCAAAGCGACGCCCGCGCGGGTGATTCGGCCCGGCGATGGGGTGCGAGTCCGCAGCGATAGCAAATGGAGCGTGCCCGAGCCGGAATTTGCGCTGGTGGTGACGCCGGATCTGCGAATCGTCGGGGCGACCATCGGCAATGATATGAGCGCCCGCGACATCGAAGGCGAGAATCCGCTGTATCTGCCGCAAGCGAAAATTTACGATCGCTCGTGTTCCGTGGGGCCGGTGATTACGCTGCTGGAAGCGATGCCGAAACTGCCGGAAGTGGAAATCCGGCTGCGCATTCATCGCGGCGGGCAACTGGCATTTGACGGCAACACGACGTTGGCGGCACTGAACCGCACGCCGGAAAGCCTGGTCGAATGGCTGGGCAAAGAGAATGCCTTCCCCACCGGCGTGATTCTGCTGACCGGCACTGGGATCGTTCCGCCAGACGAATTTACGCTGCATATCGGCGATGTCATCACCATTGGCATCAGCGGCATTGGCGAACTGGTCAATCCCGTGGTGGCGTGATTGCGTCGCCGAGTGGCCCCGATTCGGATCTTGCGAGAAATGAAACGGGGCAGCGTCGTCGTGGGGCGGCTGCCATGGTCGCCGATCCGCACGAGACGCTGCCCGCAGATGGATCGGTGGCGGGATATGGCCACACGATCCGGGGGGGGCTTGCTGTGGGTGATTAGCCGACGTAGACGCCGCGTCGGCTGGTCGTTTCTCCCACGAATTCGGTTGAAATCAAGTTCCCGTTGAAATCGAATCGCTTCACCAACGGTGCGCCGCCGATTCCGGTGCCGACGAGGATTCCCGGCGAATTCCCGCTGATGGCGGCCACACGCACCCCGCCGCTGAAGCGGGGTTCATACGCAAAGAACGAGGTCAGATCGTCGCCGGCGATGGTGCGGATATTCACCACCGGCCCACCGCCCGCTCCCGCACCGACGATGATGCGCCCATTGACCGCAGCAACGGTTGCTCCACCCGTGAAGTTGCTGCCGAAGGCGATGAACTGCCCAGTTTGCGTCCAGCCGCCTTCGATCGGGGCGTAGATGCGCACCTCGGCAAAGAATTGCGATGCGGGCGACGTAATCAGCGACCCGCTGAGATTATCGATGGCAACATTCACCCCGCCGGTCATGGTGGGAGCATAGGCAAAGAAGCTGCCGGTTTCTCGCACGCCGTTGGGTTGGGTGCTGTCGAGCATGAAGGTGCGGACGTGCGGCCCACCTCCAGCTCCGGCTCCGGTGGCGATGGTCCCGTTGCCGATGGCCACCGAGACCCCACCGCGGAAGTCTCCGCCGAAGGCCAGGAAACTGGCGAGTTCCGCGCCGTTGGAGCCATCAAACACGCGGACGTGCGGCCCACCGCCGAAGCTCGTGCCGGTGACAATATCCTCGACACCGTCGCCGTTGAGGTCGCCCGTGCTGATCTGCACGCCACCCGTGAAGCCGATGTACGGCGTGATGCGGAACCGCTCGCTGCCATCGGAATTGCGGACGATAATCACCCCTTGCGAGGGGACGCTGGTGACGGTCAGCGGGTTAGCGATCACCGGCGGTACCGGCGGGCCAGGCGGTACCGGCGGCGCAGGCGGAGTCGGCGGAATCACCGGGACGAATTCCGACGGAGTGAACGGAACCCCCAGATACGGCGACACGTTCACATCGGTGGTCGTCAGATTTTGCAGGTCAATGCGGCTGACTTCGTTGATGCTCCCTTGCCAGTAAATCACATTGTCGAATAGTACGGTGATGGTGCTACCTTGTCGGGTGACATCGACACGCTGCACCGGCGTGGGCGTGGGCTGTTGGGCCAGATCGATGACCAGCGGTGTGGCCGTCTGCGGAATCGCATCGCTGAGGAACGATTCAAACAAACTAACGCGTGTCCATGATGAAACATCGCCGAATTGGGTGCGACCGTTGCCATACGAGGCGATCCCGGCGATGAAATACTCGCCGTTTTCTTCCAGGAACGCAGGCCCGCCCGAATCGCCCGCTCCCAACAGCGCATCGGTGGGCGATGCCACATCGGGCTGCGGGAACGTCGCTTCCAGATTCGTCGGCAGCACCGCCGTCATCTGGAAGGTGTTCGACCCCTGGCGGCGGATGCGCTCTTCACCAGCGACGAGCAACCGGCTGCCTTCGACCGAGCCATCGAAGCCGTTGATGCCCGTGGCTTCCAGCACCGGCAACCCCTCGGCGGGGAACAGCGACTGATCGACATTGCGGAACACCGCTTGCAGGATGATGCGGTTGCCGCCGGAGGGATCATACGCCTCGAAGATTTCCACCCGCCGCGAGCCGATGCTGGCATCTTCCAGCAATGTGCGAAGCTGGAATTTGATCGTGTTCAGATCGGCTGCCGAAGAGATGACCGTGCTTTGATTGCCGAAGGTCAATTCGATGTCGCCGGTCGTGCCCGGATCGATGATGAGCTGCTGCAATTCGGAGTGCACCGTGGTCGAGGGCTGGTCGAACACGTTCAGCGATGCGGAACCGGTGAGTGCGCCGGTATTGGCAATGAGCACCAACGGCACATCGCCAACGGCCTGGGCGACTTCGCTGAAATTGAATTCGTAAATGACGCCTGCGGTGTTGGGGTCGCTGATTTCTTCGACGTAGACGGAACTGCGCATCTCGGGATCGGGGAACATGAGTTCCAGCAATTCCGCGTCGGTGGCGTTGTATGGCACGGTGACAATTTGATCATCGACTTGCAGGTCAAAGCTGCCAGCGGTGGCGTCGATGCTGAGTCGCACGGCGGTGCCCGGGAAGGAGTCGCCGTTGACTTCCCCGGTGCTGCCCGTGCCGGCAAAGCCGTAGCCGACGAAGGTGAAGGGCGAGCCGGGTTCCGCGCTGCCAGTGTAAGTGTCGAAGCCCAGTCCGAGTGCGCCGTTGCCGAACGGGGCCAACGTGGGCAACTTCAGAATGGCGATGTCGTTGCCCGAATCGACTGTGCCGGTCCAATCCGGGTGAATGATGATATTTTCGATCGGGATGGTGTAGAAAACTTGCTGCAATCCGCCGGAGGTCATCACGTCGAATCGGACGGTGAGCGGGTTGGCGGAGGTGGGCACGGGTGCAGTGGGATCAAGTTCCAGCGTATGGGCCGCCGTGAGAATATGTCGCCCATCGCTGAGCAGCACGCCAGTGGCGGTGGTGTCATTGGAATCATCGCCAAATTGCACAACCCCGGAGAATAACGGGTTTTGCGTCACATCGGCGGCAATGTCAAAGGCTTGGACGGCTGGGACAATCCGGGCGTCGAGCGTCTCGATCCGCAGGCTCGTGGAGGTTGGTTTCGATTGGGATTGCATCAGGACACCTCTCGAATCGCGAACAAATCAAGCATGTGCCGTCCGACGAAGCGGTCGACACAACCGTTGCTGGTTATTCCCATCGACCGACTTCAGCGGCGGAATCGAGCGATAATCCGGAAAAATCGGATTCGGCGGGTTGTGCCGATTGTGCGGATTCAACGGCGAGGGCTGGGAAACTGAGGCGGGAATGCCTACCCCAAGACGGGCGAACCGAATAGGATAAGAAGCATGCAGCAGATGCACCGCACCGGATGGATGGATGATGACCCCTACGAAACTGAAGATTTTCACTGGAAATGCCAACCGACCGCTCGCGGAGCGGATTGCCGACAGCTTAGGCGACAGTCTGGGCAAGTTGAGCGTGACCCGCTTCCCGGACGGGGAAACCTCGGTTCGCATTGAAGAGGATGTGCGCGGCCGCGATGTCTTCATCGTGCAGCCGACTTGCCATCCGGTGAATGAAAATCTGATGGAATTACTCGTCATTCTGGATGCGTTCAAACGCTCCAGCCCGGCCCGCATCACGGTGGTGTTGCCGTACTACGGGTATGCCCGGCAAGACCGCAAAGACGTGGGGCGGGTGCCAATCACCGCCAAACTGGTGGCCAATCTGATCACCGCCGCCGGGGCCAGTCGGGTGCTGGCGCTCGATCTGCACGCGGCGCAAATTCAAGGCTTCTTTGATATTCCGTTGGATCATCTCCATGCCGCGCCGGTGATCAACGAATATATCCGCAAGTTGGAAATCCCCAACGATCAACTCGTCGTCCTCTCTCCCGATGAAGGGTCGATCAAACGGGCGTTGTCGCACCAGAAGAAGATCGGCGGCTCGCTGGCGATTGTCGACAAGCGGCGCTCGACCGCGACGGAGACGCACCAAGCGAATCTGATCGGCGGCGATCTGCGAGACAAAGTCGCCATTCTGTTCGATGACATGATTTCCACGGCGGGTAGTCTGGTGGGTGCGGTGAATGTCGCCGTGCAAGCGGGGGCCCGCGAAATCTACGCCTGTGCCACGCACGGAGTGCTGTGCGGGTCGGCGATTGAACGGCTGAAAAATGCGCCGATTAAGCAGATCATCATTACCGACACGATCCCACTGCCGCCGGAAAAGCAGTTGCCGAATATCAAGGTCGTCTCGGTCGATTTTCTGGTCGCCAATGCGATCAAACGCATCCACCACAATGAGTCGGTGAGCAAGCTGTTTGAATAATGCCATCTGGGAGAGCCGATGATGAAAGTGCTGATGCTCGCCATCCCGGCGCTGCTTCTGCTGACCGGGAGGGCCGCTGCCGTGGAACCGCGACCGATGCAGATTGACGATTTGTTTGCCTTCCAACGCGTGAGCGATCCGCAGCTTTCGCCGGATGGCACCCAGTTGGTCTATTGCCAAACGAATGTCAGTCTGGAAGAGAATAAATCGTCCACGGCAATTTATCTGGTGGATCTGACCAAGCAACCGCTCACGCCGCGCAAGTTGACGAATTCCGGCAAGCACGACCGGCATCCGCGTTGGTCGCCGGATGGCAAGCGCATTGCCTTCGAATCGACACGCTCCGGATCGAATCAGATTTGGCTGATCGATCTCTCCGGTGGGGAAGCCCGACAGCTCACGCGCATTTCGACCGATGCCAGCACCGCGATTTGGGCTCCCAACGGCAAGCATCTGGCGTTTGTCTCGGCGGTGTATCCGGAATTCAGCGAACAGCCATTCGCCGATGCGGATGCCGCCAACAAGAAGAAAATCGACGAAATCGCCGCGAATCCGGTGAAGGCCAAGGTGTTCTCGCGTTTGTTCTTCCGTCATTGGGATAGCTATGTGGAAGATAAGCGGCAGCATCTATTCGTAATCGATTTGAACGATGCCGGTGAGGTGGTTGGCACGCCGCGCAATGTCACGCCAGGGGACCGCGATGCCTACCCCACGTCGATGACGTTTTCGGTGGGGGATGATTTCTGCTTCTCGCCAGATTCCACGCATTTGATCTTCTCGGCGGTGCCGCCCAAAGACGAAGCGTGGAGCACGAATATGGATCTGTGCCGCGTTTCGATCCAGAATCGCAGCACCACTTGGGAACCGCTGACGAAGGACAATCCGGCCGCGGACAATGGTCCGAAGTTTTCGCCCAATGGAAAGTCGTTGGTCTATCGGGCGCAACGTCGAGCGGGGTTCGAGGCGGATCGCTGGGAATTGATGCATGTCGCCGTGAATGCGGATGGCAGCTTCGCGGGCAAGCCGGTGAGTTTGACGCAGCCGGATGCCATTGGGCTGGATCGCTCGATTGATGGGCTGGCCTGGGTGGATGATACGCATTTGCTGCTGACGGCTGAGGAAAATGGCCGCACGCCGATTTATCGCGCATCGATCGACGCCGCCGGAAAGGCCAGTGTGCAAGCGATTTACACGCAGCACACCTGCGGCGAACTGAGCGTTGCGGGGGGGAAAGTCGCGTTCACGCAAAGTGCCCTGCATCACCCCAATGAGGCGTTCCTGGCGCTGGGGATTCCGCTGGCGGGGGATGAGCAGTTGGCGGCGAAGAATGTCAGCCAAGCGAATACGGAACTGCGTGCGAAGCTGGATCTGCCCCGCCCGGAAAGTGTGACGGTGAAGGGGGACGGCGGTACGCCCATGCAAATGTTCCTGCTCAAGCCGCCGGGGTTTGATGCCAAGAAGAAATATCCCGTGGCGTTCCTGGTTCACGGTGGTCCGCAGGGGGCGTGGAACGACGGCTGGTCGTTCCGGTGGAATCCGGAAATCTGGGCCGCGCAGGGGTATGTGGTGGCGCTGCCCAACCCGCGTGGTTCCACGGGGTTCGGTCAGAAATACGTCGATGAGATTTCCGGCGACTGGGGCGGGAAATGCTACCGCGATCTGATGGCTGGGGCCGATTATGTGGCGTCGCTGCCGTATGTAGACAAAGACCGCATGGGGGCTGCCGGTGCCTCGTTCGGCGGGTACATGATGAACTGGTTCGCCGTGCAGACGGGCCGCTTCAAGTGCCTGATTACGCACTGTGGTGTCTGGAATTTTGATAGCATGTATGCCACCACGGAAGAATTATGGTTTGATGAGTGGGAGCATGGCGGTCCCCCCTGGGGCGGAAATCGCTCCAGCTACGAAGAATTCTCGCCGCATCGCTTCGCGGGGAATCTCAGCAAGTTCAAGACGCCGACGCTGATTATCCACAACGATCTGGATTTTCGGGTGCCGGTGAGCGAAGGCTTGCAATTCTTCACGATTCTGCAACGGCAAGGGATTCCGTCCCGCATGGTGAACTTCCCCGATGAAGGACACTGGGTGACCAAGCCGAAGAATAGTGCATACTGGCACAAAGAAGTCTTCGCTTGGTTGACCAAGTATGTCCCGCCCGGGGGCAAGTAACCAAACTCGCCGATTCGCCTGATCTTTGCCAAGGAGTGGATGTGATTTTGTTCGCTGATGCTGACCCGGTGGAAACGTCAAACTGGGTCGTGCAAACTCTGAGCCTGCTGGCGATCCCGGTGCTTGTGGCGCTCAATGGCTTCTTCGTCGCGGCAGAATTCGCCCTCGTGGCGATCCGCCGCACTCGCGTCGAAGAAATGGTCCAAAAAGGGGTGCCGCAGGCCAAGGCTGTCAACTACGCTTGCGAGCATCTGGACCGCACCATTGCCGCCACTCAATTGGGGATCACCATCGCCAGCATTGCGTTGGGGTGGGTCGGCGAACCGGTTTTGGCTCACCTGATGGAGCCGCTGTTTAGCTTCCTGCCGCCGACGTGGAAAACCATTTCGGCGCACGGATTTGCGACGGTGATTGCCTTTACGATCATCACGTTCATGCACGTCGTGTTCGGCGAACTCATGCCCAAGACGGTGGCGCTGCAAGCACCGGAGCGAACTGCCCTTTGGGTGGCCGCTCCGCTGATTGTCTTCGCCCGCATCACCCGCCCGATTATTGTCATCATGAACGGCACGGGGAACCAACTGCTCAAGCTGTGCGGATTCAAGCCCGGTGGCACCGAGGCATCCGTGCATTCGGTCGAAGAATTGAGTCTGCTGATGGAAGATGTCGAAGAGGCGGGACTGCTCGACGCCGATCAGGTGGAGTTGGTGCAGAACGTCTTCGAACTCACGGATAAAACCGTGATGGATTGCATGATTCCGCGAGAGAAAATGGCCTGTCTGGATTTGAACGCCTCGTCGGAACAAATCATGGACGCGGTTCGGGCCGGTGCCCACACGCGCATGCCGGTTTTCGATGGCACGCTGGATAACATCGTTGGCATCGTCAACACCAAGGATTTGTTCTACCTGTTTAGTCTGAGTGGTCTGGTGCGCTTGGAAGATGCCTTGTACCCGGCCACCTATTTGGACCCCGCGGAAACCGTGGCCAATGCCCTGCGATTGTTTCGCAAGTCGCGTCGCCCGATGGCGTTGGTGCGAAACGAGGACGATCAAATTCTTGGGGTGCTAACGCTGGAAGATGTGCTGGAAGAAATTGTGGGCGAACTGGAAGATGAGCATGATCGTCCAGTCGCCCAGTATCAGCGTCGGGGGCGTCGAATCTTGCGAGCGCGATTCAACAACCCCGGAAAGAATCAGCCGACAAACACGCCGCCGACGAAGCCGGGGAATGCCTCGAAGCTGAATTCGGACAACGGCTGATCGGCCAGCAGTTGATCGGCGAGGTAGCCCGTCACCGCGCTACCCGCTCCTTCGCCGGCGCCGACCACCAGATCCGCCTTGTCATCTGCGTCGAGCTTCTTGAGCGTCAATCGCACTCCGCCACGATTGTTGACATCGCCCGCAAAGAAATTGGCCAGTTGGGCCGATTCGGGCAATTCTTCCACATCGCCAATCTTTCCGGCGGCGAGCAGTTGCTTGCCGTCGAAGATTCGCACCCGCGGCCCACCGCCCGGCCCACCGCCGAACACCAGATCGCCGTAGCCATCGCCGTTAATGTCCCCCGCCGTGACGAATGCCCCGTTGCGAAGCGAGGATTCAAAGGCGAAGAAATTCGACAATTCGGCGTTGGCTAGATCGTTTTCCAGCACCTTCAGGCCGTCCCAAATTGTGATGCGTGGCCCGCCGCCGAAGCCCGCCGACACCACAATGTCGCCCACACCGTCGGCATTGATGTCCGACAGGGCCGCCCGTGCGCCACCGCGGAAATTCGGATCGTTGATGCCGAAGAAGTCCGCGACTTGGACGAAGTCGCCGCCACGGAAGATCCGCACGCGCGGGCCGCCGCCTTGGTCCGGCGTAATCATCAATTCCGCGATGCCGTCCCCGTTCATATCCCCCGCCGAGACGTACACGCCTAAAGTGTAATCGGGGAAGGGGTTAATGGCGAAGAGTTCCGCTTGGGAGACACCGTCGAGGATTCGGACCACCGAGAAGATTCCCGGCCCGGTGCCGACCACCAAATCTTCCGTGCCGTCGCCGTTGAAGTCGCCGACTGCGGTGCGGATGCCGCCAAAGAATCCGTCGAACGGAACGAGGCTGTAGCGTTCGGTCTGATCGGCATTGAAGTACCGCACGATTCCGCCGCCCGCATCGGCACCCACGGCGAAATTCGTGGTATCGATTTCGGCTGGTGGCGGAGCCGGGGGGAGATTCGGCGG
This DNA window, taken from Tuwongella immobilis, encodes the following:
- a CDS encoding DEAD/DEAH box helicase; translated protein: MLRDEQIDIRKRRGRQGKFAIENIGKNRFLSTFTVTNTENSNQYTVQFRCFTDGENTCTCPDFRTNTLRTCKHIEAVKAHLEADSPPTVRQRRFSVKDPEIALDYGERLCLVIHLPERNSDRLTRLASQFFDREGLWKDDADFEALREAADDVPERILFTPEAEDFIDLQLDRRKLRQRERELIVAYESGDWIPDLLSVPLYDYQVRGAIFLACRGRSILADDMGLGKTVQTLAAVELLARERAIQRVLVVTPASVKYQWEGEIRKFTQRSVQVIDGRNYQREDQYRESAFYRLVNYEQVIRDLPQLNAWQPDLVVIDEAQRIKNWESETSRAVKRLRSRFAIVLTGTPLENRLEELYSIVQFVDDRLLGPAFQFLNDHRVLDDQGRIVQYRRLDAIRQKIEPICLRRTRNEVLTELPERIDSRIYVELSPDQKSIYDAEKAILARLLRQANLGDADRRRVLASITKLRLVCNSAALADGPAGDSPKLEEFEECIREAIREDGRKMVVFSQWESMIRLAAEVLDRTGVGYVVLHGKVPIPDRPELMERFCNHPDCRVFLSTDAGGVGLNLQAADTVINLELPWNPAVLDQRVARVHRMGQRNPVRVIHLLSRGTIEERVLAIQERKRLLFQGLFDSDSLEEISVSAFRQPALLEQLQELLVEDAPIDAGSAPPERGTSERSPSTQNPPQPHANARVTAKSTLASAADAVAGVDSAAVAMWAAGVPMLEAMAAWAAAHPHAVPTDWAERARQAAARLAAALESSGD
- a CDS encoding alpha/beta hydrolase translates to MIVRRWVRLRWLAACFAAALLTGICSGGDLIIRLMAPSYDETVVKLKGRLVDHTFNGEVDRRFYSPALEEKRDLYVYLPPGYTPARQYPLLLWLHGFAQDERNLFPVAETFDRAICQGQLPPMIIATPDGSIMGRPSFNRSGSFYINSKAGNFEQYLANDVWNFLNRHYSIHPDREAHLISGASMGGFGSVNHAFKYRHRFGTILSLMPPLNLRYADCRGRYGEDYDPDCVSFRERLRPHTPLARFGGVVVIRQRQLSGPLFGIGRPAVERTAEENPIEMIDRLRIQPNEFHFFIGFGTRDEFNLDAQCEHFIDVAHKRGIGMTVVRVHDGKHDMETARECLPAIIRFLQPILEPYRVPLTP
- a CDS encoding fumarylacetoacetate hydrolase family protein, which encodes MQLAKVRRSTGDVHFGAIQNDQFHRFDGLADAPATLAALLHGPNPYATAKRLLEAAPTGESLSAFTLLAPIDEQEVWAAGVTYRRSKVAREEESVGAAQFYDKVYSAPRPELFFKATPARVIRPGDGVRVRSDSKWSVPEPEFALVVTPDLRIVGATIGNDMSARDIEGENPLYLPQAKIYDRSCSVGPVITLLEAMPKLPEVEIRLRIHRGGQLAFDGNTTLAALNRTPESLVEWLGKENAFPTGVILLTGTGIVPPDEFTLHIGDVITIGISGIGELVNPVVA
- a CDS encoding trypsin-like serine protease; protein product: MQSQSKPTSTSLRIETLDARIVPAVQAFDIAADVTQNPLFSGVVQFGDDSNDTTATGVLLSDGRHILTAAHTLELDPTAPVPTSANPLTVRFDVMTSGGLQQVFYTIPIENIIIHPDWTGTVDSGNDIAILKLPTLAPFGNGALGLGFDTYTGSAEPGSPFTFVGYGFAGTGSTGEVNGDSFPGTAVRLSIDATAGSFDLQVDDQIVTVPYNATDAELLELMFPDPEMRSSVYVEEISDPNTAGVIYEFNFSEVAQAVGDVPLVLIANTGALTGSASLNVFDQPSTTVHSELQQLIIDPGTTGDIELTFGNQSTVISSAADLNTIKFQLRTLLEDASIGSRRVEIFEAYDPSGGNRIILQAVFRNVDQSLFPAEGLPVLEATGINGFDGSVEGSRLLVAGEERIRRQGSNTFQMTAVLPTNLEATFPQPDVASPTDALLGAGDSGGPAFLEENGEYFIAGIASYGNGRTQFGDVSSWTRVSLFESFLSDAIPQTATPLVIDLAQQPTPTPVQRVDVTRQGSTITVLFDNVIYWQGSINEVSRIDLQNLTTTDVNVSPYLGVPFTPSEFVPVIPPTPPAPPVPPGPPVPPVIANPLTVTSVPSQGVIIVRNSDGSERFRITPYIGFTGGVQISTGDLNGDGVEDIVTGTSFGGGPHVRVFDGSNGAELASFLAFGGDFRGGVSVAIGNGTIATGAGAGGGPHVRTFMLDSTQPNGVRETGSFFAYAPTMTGGVNVAIDNLSGSLITSPASQFFAEVRIYAPIEGGWTQTGQFIAFGSNFTGGATVAAVNGRIIVGAGAGGGPVVNIRTIAGDDLTSFFAYEPRFSGGVRVAAISGNSPGILVGTGIGGAPLVKRFDFNGNLISTEFVGETTSRRGVYVG